A genomic stretch from Methanomassiliicoccales archaeon includes:
- a CDS encoding 30S ribosomal protein S13, with translation MQKDDFKYIVRLANTDLDGNKGVVVALQRIKGVGNRVAEIIARKAGVSRIEKIGSLPDSKIEEIEKLLQTYADFVPSWAVNRQHDFETGLDMHLIGADLELYRKDDINRMKMIRCYKGIRHEMGQKVRGQRTRSNGRTGLTLGVSRQRTQPAKAESSEKSGKK, from the coding sequence ATGCAAAAGGACGATTTCAAGTACATCGTCCGGCTCGCAAATACCGATCTGGACGGAAACAAAGGCGTTGTCGTAGCACTGCAAAGAATCAAGGGCGTCGGTAACCGAGTAGCCGAGATCATCGCAAGAAAAGCTGGTGTGAGCAGAATCGAAAAGATTGGTAGCCTACCAGATTCAAAGATTGAAGAAATTGAGAAATTGCTTCAGACTTATGCAGATTTTGTTCCCAGTTGGGCTGTCAACAGACAACATGATTTTGAAACGGGCCTTGATATGCATTTGATCGGCGCTGATCTAGAATTGTACAGAAAAGATGACATTAACAGGATGAAGATGATCAGATGCTACAAGGGAATCAGACATGAAATGGGCCAGAAAGTCAGAGGACAGCGCACAAGATCAAATGGCAGGACAGGTCTCACGCTCGGTGTGAGTCGACAAAGAACACAACCAGCAAAGGCTGAAAGCAGCGAAAAGAGTGGGAAGAAGTAG
- a CDS encoding alanine--tRNA ligase has translation MNTSEYELDYFKSKGFTRKKCSKCGRYYWTLGPWETCGEPPCEEYTFIGNSPMNKSLTLHEMREAYLKFFEKNGHTRVSRYPIVARWRDDVFFTQASIYDFQPWVIEGVVDPPANPLVISQTCVRFNDIDNVGKTGRHFTFFEMLAHHAFNKRNKEIYFKDRTVELCHEFFTNCLGVSPEKMRYIEEWWEGGGNSGPCLEVILDGVELATLVFMMYKDEPDGRKPLNMTVVDTGYGLERITWVSQGTSSAYEAVFGPVLQHLKEIAGISTDSRILDEYCKVAGMTNARTAADIKRIREMTAERIGISYGELIQCVKPLEDIYVICDHTRALAFMLNDGVVPSNVREGYFARLLVRRALRAMRDLGINIPLSEIVNRQIDFFSAIFTEMKENKEDILGLVDYEEEKYKETLARGRQLVSRITKNLGPEERISTEMLIELYDSHGLNPEIVQEFASLQVDIPDDFYIRVAARHEKPEMMKEESISSEVPENLPETKLLYYEDPELFEFEATVIAKIDRGVILDRTAFYPEGGGQEWDTGTLNGMKVTRVLRKGNSVVHFLEGDLFEVGTRVKGIVDKKRRIQLMRHHTAAHLINGIARKLLGNHVWQAGAHKSEDFGRLDITHHQNLTREQINALEKEVNHIVLENLPVRIKMMPRVEAEKSYGFRLYQGGVVPGAIIRVVEVEGVDAEACGGLHCKNTGQVGLVRISRTKRIQDGVVRIEYSVGMSAVENVIRDKEIVWLLSEKLKTTPEQLIPICDKILEELKQTKRAYEDLRTAYNNTILDRLLGNAAVIDNMKIVAYRVRGFEDPIEISRALATRENVLSVIVSSEKNPRILVSCGEDVEIDCRLVLKEITALAGGAGGGKREFAQAGGLREEMIDEVLRNVPEIVRKLMSGCA, from the coding sequence ATGAATACCTCGGAATATGAGCTTGATTATTTTAAAAGCAAAGGCTTCACAAGGAAAAAATGCAGTAAATGTGGCCGATATTACTGGACTCTGGGGCCGTGGGAGACTTGCGGCGAGCCACCCTGCGAAGAGTACACGTTCATTGGAAATTCACCAATGAACAAATCACTTACCCTCCATGAAATGAGGGAAGCGTATCTCAAATTCTTTGAGAAAAATGGACACACCCGTGTGAGCCGCTATCCCATCGTTGCCAGGTGGAGAGATGACGTTTTTTTTACACAGGCATCGATATACGATTTTCAGCCTTGGGTTATCGAGGGTGTAGTGGATCCACCTGCGAATCCCCTCGTTATTTCACAGACATGCGTCAGATTTAATGATATTGATAACGTGGGAAAAACTGGAAGGCACTTTACCTTTTTTGAGATGCTCGCTCATCACGCTTTTAACAAAAGGAACAAAGAGATATATTTTAAAGATCGAACCGTGGAACTCTGTCATGAATTCTTTACAAACTGTCTCGGCGTTTCGCCGGAGAAGATGAGATACATTGAGGAATGGTGGGAAGGTGGGGGAAACTCTGGTCCTTGTCTTGAAGTTATTCTCGATGGTGTTGAGCTAGCCACACTCGTGTTCATGATGTATAAAGACGAACCAGATGGAAGAAAGCCGTTGAACATGACTGTGGTTGACACTGGATACGGTCTCGAGAGAATTACATGGGTATCGCAGGGGACATCCTCAGCATATGAAGCGGTATTCGGACCAGTGCTTCAGCATCTCAAGGAAATCGCTGGCATATCCACGGATTCAAGAATTCTCGACGAGTATTGCAAAGTCGCTGGCATGACCAATGCCCGTACTGCCGCGGATATCAAGAGAATCAGAGAGATGACGGCGGAGCGAATAGGGATATCCTATGGAGAGCTCATTCAGTGCGTCAAACCTCTCGAGGACATTTACGTGATCTGCGATCACACAAGGGCTCTGGCATTCATGCTCAACGACGGTGTCGTACCATCAAACGTCAGAGAGGGTTATTTCGCGCGATTACTGGTTCGAAGAGCGCTTAGGGCAATGCGCGATTTGGGCATCAACATTCCGCTATCAGAGATCGTCAACAGACAGATTGATTTCTTCAGCGCCATTTTCACTGAAATGAAGGAAAACAAAGAAGACATTTTGGGACTCGTTGATTATGAAGAAGAAAAATACAAAGAGACATTGGCGAGGGGAAGACAGCTCGTCTCGAGGATTACTAAGAATCTCGGACCTGAGGAACGCATTTCGACTGAAATGCTCATAGAACTCTATGACTCACACGGTTTAAATCCCGAAATCGTGCAGGAGTTTGCATCTCTTCAAGTTGATATCCCAGACGATTTCTATATTCGGGTTGCGGCAAGGCACGAGAAACCTGAAATGATGAAAGAGGAAAGTATTTCATCCGAAGTACCCGAAAACCTTCCAGAAACGAAACTTCTATATTACGAAGATCCAGAACTCTTCGAATTCGAAGCGACGGTCATTGCGAAGATCGACAGAGGGGTTATTCTTGACAGAACTGCATTCTATCCAGAAGGGGGAGGACAGGAATGGGACACAGGTACACTGAACGGCATGAAGGTGACTAGAGTGTTAAGAAAGGGGAATTCAGTTGTTCACTTTTTAGAAGGTGATCTCTTCGAGGTCGGAACGAGAGTTAAGGGGATCGTCGATAAGAAAAGAAGAATTCAACTTATGAGACACCATACGGCTGCTCATCTCATCAATGGCATTGCAAGAAAACTTCTTGGAAATCACGTATGGCAAGCTGGTGCACACAAGTCCGAAGATTTTGGTCGCCTCGACATCACTCATCATCAGAACTTGACAAGAGAACAGATCAATGCACTCGAAAAAGAAGTTAATCACATTGTCCTAGAGAATCTACCAGTAAGGATCAAGATGATGCCGCGGGTCGAAGCGGAAAAGTCATATGGATTCCGTTTGTACCAGGGAGGAGTGGTTCCAGGTGCGATCATAAGAGTCGTTGAAGTTGAAGGAGTCGATGCTGAGGCTTGCGGTGGCCTCCACTGCAAAAACACTGGGCAGGTTGGGCTCGTTCGTATTTCGAGAACAAAACGAATTCAGGACGGTGTCGTTCGCATTGAATATTCCGTTGGAATGTCCGCAGTGGAAAACGTGATCAGGGATAAGGAAATTGTTTGGCTGCTCTCAGAAAAATTGAAAACGACACCAGAGCAGCTGATACCCATATGCGATAAGATTCTCGAAGAATTGAAACAGACAAAAAGGGCGTATGAGGATCTGAGAACAGCCTACAATAATACCATTCTTGATCGTCTACTAGGGAATGCTGCTGTTATCGACAATATGAAAATTGTTGCATATCGCGTGAGGGGATTCGAAGATCCTATAGAGATCTCCAGAGCACTTGCGACAAGAGAAAATGTTTTATCCGTAATCGTAAGTTCTGAAAAGAATCCGAGAATCTTAGTTTCGTGTGGCGAAGATGTCGAGATCGACTGTAGATTAGTTCTCAAGGAGATTACGGCGTTGGCGGGCGGCGCTGGTGGCGGGAAAAGGGAGTTTGCGCAAGCAGGTGGGTTGCGAGAGGAAATGATCGATGAGGTTCTGCGGAACGTGCCCGAAATTGTGAGAAAGTTGATGTCAGGATGTGCTTGA
- a CDS encoding 30S ribosomal protein S11 has product MGKWGIAHIFASYNNIIITLTDITGAETITKCSGGMVVKAAKDEASPYAAMRAAERVAEIAKEKGIEGIHVKVRAPGGNKSLSPGPGAQAAIRALARAGLKIGRIEDVTPIPHDGTKKKGGRRGRRV; this is encoded by the coding sequence ATGGGGAAATGGGGAATTGCTCATATCTTTGCAAGTTACAACAATATCATCATCACACTAACTGACATAACCGGAGCGGAAACAATCACCAAATGTTCTGGCGGTATGGTGGTTAAAGCCGCGAAGGATGAGGCATCACCCTACGCCGCTATGAGAGCAGCCGAAAGGGTCGCCGAAATAGCCAAGGAAAAGGGTATCGAAGGGATACATGTAAAAGTCCGCGCACCAGGTGGTAACAAGTCTCTTTCGCCTGGACCAGGAGCCCAGGCAGCAATTAGGGCGCTTGCGCGCGCAGGGCTTAAAATCGGACGCATCGAGGACGTGACACCAATACCCCACGATGGAACGAAGAAGAAAGGTGGCCGAAGAGGAAGGCGTGTTTAG
- a CDS encoding 50S ribosome-binding GTPase — MASPRKRIPTILYSNELLDKAFKKASKIQKEGFDKIDEARKTAISKISVAGDVISSNLAKYVKAFPSLSKTSQFEMELIDVIIGIDKLKKSLGALNWCSMKALELEKEYLGKVKKAQNSEEVSRLRREFYGRLSSLVNQIDQDLKFVAIARDKLKELPEIDPTIPTVVIAGFPNVGKSQLVERISTARPKIAPYPFTTQGIGIGHFVVGRKRYQVVDTPGLLDRKLEERNKIELQAILALKHLADVIVFMIDPSETSGYSMRDQLTLLESIKTNFADIPTIEIENKSDIVKIESPRMKISALTGDGIEELLALIIETLDRTRKANDGEPIAI; from the coding sequence GTGGCAAGTCCGCGGAAAAGAATACCAACGATCCTTTATTCAAACGAATTACTTGATAAAGCGTTTAAGAAGGCATCGAAGATACAAAAAGAAGGTTTTGATAAGATCGATGAGGCAAGAAAAACCGCGATCTCTAAGATCTCTGTTGCTGGCGATGTCATTTCATCGAATCTTGCGAAATATGTGAAAGCCTTTCCCAGCCTGTCAAAAACAAGCCAGTTCGAGATGGAACTTATTGATGTTATCATCGGGATCGACAAATTGAAGAAATCTCTTGGTGCGCTCAACTGGTGTTCTATGAAAGCGCTCGAGCTCGAAAAAGAGTACCTGGGGAAGGTCAAGAAAGCACAAAATTCGGAGGAGGTATCCCGCTTAAGGAGGGAATTTTATGGCAGGCTTTCCTCTTTGGTTAACCAGATCGATCAGGATCTGAAATTTGTTGCGATTGCCAGGGACAAGCTCAAGGAGCTCCCCGAGATCGATCCAACGATTCCAACTGTCGTGATCGCTGGGTTTCCAAATGTCGGGAAAAGTCAGCTCGTTGAGAGGATTTCGACTGCAAGGCCCAAGATCGCTCCTTATCCCTTCACAACTCAGGGGATTGGGATCGGTCATTTTGTTGTAGGGCGAAAAAGGTACCAAGTTGTTGATACACCAGGTTTACTCGATAGAAAGCTAGAAGAACGGAACAAAATAGAGCTTCAAGCGATATTGGCTCTCAAGCATCTAGCAGATGTTATCGTATTTATGATTGACCCATCGGAAACTTCGGGATATAGTATGAGGGATCAACTCACATTGCTCGAATCGATCAAGACAAATTTTGCTGACATTCCTACCATCGAAATTGAGAACAAGTCTGACATTGTGAAAATCGAAAGTCCTCGCATGAAAATTTCGGCACTCACTGGCGACGGAATCGAGGAGCTTCTGGCTTTGATCATTGAAACGCTTGATAGAACCAGAAAAGCAAACGATGGTGAGCCGATAGCTATTTAG
- a CDS encoding NUDIX domain-containing protein: MKYEIAYRLWLKKDGQFLLSEGRAKLLKLIKEFGSLSKAADEMNMSYRHAWGAIKKIEETLGTKVIYSERGGQEGGTSKLTPEGEYLLEQYEIQKGLFDQQLKMLYKRPALATDGIVIIDGKILLVKRGRDPFKGKYALPGGIVEYGETVERCVVREIKEETGIDARILQLIGVYSDPERDPRGHFISVVFHLFRVGGELKAGDDASAVKLFPIDRLPELAFDHRKIVDDFLTMKGISF; this comes from the coding sequence GTGAAATATGAAATTGCATACAGATTATGGCTAAAGAAAGATGGGCAATTCTTACTGAGTGAAGGTCGTGCAAAGCTCCTCAAGTTGATAAAGGAATTCGGATCGCTTTCGAAGGCTGCTGATGAGATGAACATGTCGTACAGGCACGCGTGGGGGGCTATCAAGAAAATTGAGGAGACTCTGGGAACAAAGGTCATCTATTCAGAGAGGGGGGGCCAGGAGGGCGGAACATCCAAACTTACGCCCGAAGGAGAATACTTACTTGAGCAATACGAGATCCAAAAGGGTCTTTTTGATCAGCAATTGAAGATGCTTTATAAAAGACCTGCTTTAGCCACGGACGGTATAGTGATTATTGATGGGAAAATCCTTCTTGTAAAAAGAGGAAGAGATCCTTTCAAAGGTAAATACGCGCTTCCAGGCGGCATTGTTGAATATGGCGAGACTGTCGAAAGATGTGTTGTCAGAGAGATTAAAGAAGAAACGGGCATCGATGCGAGAATTCTGCAATTGATCGGTGTCTATTCAGATCCAGAAAGAGATCCCCGTGGCCATTTTATATCAGTTGTCTTTCATCTCTTCCGTGTAGGGGGAGAGCTGAAAGCAGGCGACGACGCTTCTGCAGTCAAACTCTTTCCGATCGATAGGCTCCCTGAGCTCGCCTTCGATCACCGTAAGATCGTTGACGACTTCCTAACAATGAAAGGAATTTCATTTTAG
- a CDS encoding DNA-directed RNA polymerase subunit D, with protein MEIKVLELMETEARFILSGTRPEVANALRRCLISEIPKMAIDTVEFHLGPIRDEEGNEYESVSPLFDEIIAHRLGMVPIPTDLNLFTFREKCTCGGEGCPNCTIMYSLNKKGPCEVYSGDLEPLGGNELRVKDELIPIVKLGPGQALLIYASAQLGTAKQHAKWQVTSGVGYKYYPEVSIDYSKCEGEDACIKACPRGCFGKKDGKTVVVDQEACTLCMACVEACANKAVTVRGNQEKFIFEFETDGSLSAEKTLLTALEIMEKKFEEFRELVSSFESQ; from the coding sequence ATGGAGATCAAAGTACTCGAATTAATGGAAACAGAGGCAAGATTCATTCTTTCTGGGACGAGACCTGAGGTCGCGAACGCTTTGCGTCGATGTCTCATTTCCGAAATACCAAAGATGGCTATCGACACGGTGGAATTCCATCTGGGTCCTATCAGAGATGAGGAGGGCAACGAATACGAGAGTGTCAGCCCTCTCTTTGATGAGATCATTGCTCACAGACTGGGAATGGTTCCCATACCAACAGATTTAAATCTCTTTACCTTCCGAGAAAAATGCACGTGCGGCGGAGAGGGGTGCCCTAACTGCACCATCATGTATTCACTCAACAAAAAGGGACCGTGTGAGGTCTATTCCGGTGATCTCGAACCCCTCGGCGGAAATGAACTGAGAGTCAAGGACGAATTGATCCCTATCGTCAAGCTCGGCCCAGGACAAGCACTTTTGATTTATGCGTCGGCACAGCTTGGCACGGCTAAGCAACATGCAAAATGGCAGGTCACGAGCGGTGTTGGATATAAGTACTACCCAGAAGTCTCCATTGATTACAGCAAATGCGAGGGCGAAGATGCCTGCATTAAAGCGTGTCCCCGCGGCTGTTTTGGTAAGAAAGACGGAAAGACCGTTGTTGTTGATCAAGAAGCATGTACCCTGTGTATGGCATGCGTCGAAGCATGCGCCAACAAGGCGGTGACCGTGAGGGGAAATCAAGAGAAATTTATCTTCGAATTTGAAACGGACGGATCCCTCAGCGCTGAGAAGACACTCCTCACAGCTCTCGAAATCATGGAGAAGAAATTTGAGGAATTCAGGGAATTAGTCTCCTCATTCGAAAGTCAATAG
- a CDS encoding 30S ribosomal protein S4: MGDPKFPRRTYDTPSHPWKADRIKEETELVRMYGLKNKREIWKAKSIVRNLRRQSRNLQARLRYGEEQARIETQNLLRKCGMIGLLPLDGSTLDDVLSLTTESILNRRLQTLVYKKGLANTMEQARQFIVHGHISVNGRKVTVPGYIVRRNEEDKIEFNPASPLADEQHPMRLLKKKSKEEKAIEKAAAEKPKVPKKILKVKEVVEVLEEGGEALEELDIDEGEVETEEAK; the protein is encoded by the coding sequence ATGGGCGATCCGAAATTCCCTCGTCGGACTTATGACACGCCTTCGCATCCATGGAAGGCAGATCGAATAAAAGAGGAGACAGAACTCGTCAGAATGTACGGGCTCAAGAACAAGAGAGAAATCTGGAAAGCCAAATCGATTGTGAGAAATCTCAGACGGCAGTCAAGAAATCTACAGGCGAGGCTGAGATACGGGGAAGAACAGGCACGGATCGAGACGCAAAATCTCCTGAGAAAGTGCGGTATGATTGGACTTTTGCCCCTCGATGGTTCGACACTCGATGATGTACTCAGTTTGACTACCGAATCCATACTGAACAGGCGTCTTCAGACATTAGTGTATAAGAAAGGACTTGCCAACACAATGGAACAGGCAAGGCAATTCATTGTTCATGGACATATTTCCGTTAATGGTAGAAAGGTCACCGTTCCAGGGTACATCGTGCGCAGGAACGAGGAAGACAAAATTGAGTTCAATCCGGCTTCCCCGCTTGCGGACGAACAGCATCCCATGAGACTCCTTAAGAAGAAGTCGAAGGAAGAGAAAGCTATCGAGAAAGCAGCGGCAGAGAAGCCAAAAGTTCCGAAGAAGATACTTAAAGTCAAAGAAGTCGTCGAGGTGCTTGAAGAAGGTGGCGAAGCCCTTGAAGAACTTGACATTGATGAAGGCGAAGTTGAAACAGAGGAGGCTAAATAA
- a CDS encoding DNA polymerase II large subunit, with protein MNEVACSEEMKKYFDALASEVDRCYAIARRARARGLDPETFVEIPRAEDLAARVEKLLSSWNVEGIAERIRELSAHHDREEVSLLAAREIANKPARSREEAIDRAIRVGLAVLTEGILVAPLEGIAGVKIGRNSDGSEYLAISFAGPIRSAGGTGQALSVLIGDVVRREFGIGRYQPTHGEVQRFKEEIPLYKQCQHLQYTPSNEEIELIVKNCPVCIDGEGTEDVEISGYRDLPRVETNKVRGGACLVIAEGLCQKAPKIQKHVKRLGIDGWDFINEYLDLKKKSSEESESTKIAPDYRYLKDIVAGRPVLAHPSRVGGFRLRYGRGRTTGLAAIGLNPATMYALDGFIAVGTQIKLERPGKAGAATPCDSIEGPIVLLDNGDLVQVNSVDEFEKIRGRIKEIVDLGEILISFGEFVENNHVLVPGAYSIEWYREELRRACGELPESWIDPDFEEAVRISRTYGVPLHPKFNLFWSDVEIDGLRDLRSYLLKNASWQGGILKIKRDAKVKNILERLGALHRVVDDFVVLENYAEPVLSGLGLGHNGEKIVEVAVFEGEDPLAAVSRAMGITVRPRAVTRIGARMARPEKAKERKMRPPPHILFPLGQSGGLQRLVSEAAAEEEIEVEVGVRQCRACGKKTFQCVCECGSHTVVSGDPEIQRIPISKILKQAMERLGERSLPEIKGVQGMISKNKTPEAIEKGILRAKYDVFVFKDGTIRYDMTDVPLTHFRPREIGLTVEKARSLGYVKDAFGNELIDDTQLCELKVQDIIPSSSCGDYLVKVAKFVDELLQDHYGLNPYYNVNHRSDLIGHLAIGLAPHTSGGVLCRIIGFTDANVGYGHPFFHAAKRRNADGDEDSCILLLDALINFSRSFLPDRRGGLMDAPLVLTTRIDPNEIDKEAHNLDVRWQYPLEFYEASMSFKHPKEIQEMMDLVANRIGSVLQYEGFGFTHDTKDIAEGPKESSYKTLETMIDKMNAQLELAKKIRAVDETDVVYRVITRHFLPDMIGNLNSFSGQRLRCTKCNASYRRMPLRGKCYCGANLTLTVHEKSIKKYLEITKEIGKKFGLPTYTLQRIALIENSINSLFENDKVKKCTLTDFM; from the coding sequence ATGAATGAAGTTGCTTGCAGTGAGGAAATGAAAAAATATTTCGACGCGCTTGCGAGCGAAGTCGATCGATGTTATGCGATAGCTAGGCGAGCAAGAGCAAGGGGTCTGGATCCCGAGACTTTTGTCGAGATACCGAGAGCTGAGGATTTGGCGGCGAGAGTTGAGAAGCTTCTCTCTTCTTGGAACGTTGAAGGTATTGCCGAGAGAATTAGAGAATTGAGCGCGCATCACGATAGAGAAGAAGTCTCATTACTTGCCGCCAGAGAAATCGCAAATAAACCTGCAAGGTCGAGAGAGGAGGCAATCGATAGAGCGATTCGCGTGGGACTTGCGGTTCTCACTGAAGGAATTCTCGTAGCTCCCCTTGAGGGTATTGCTGGAGTAAAAATCGGTCGCAACTCCGACGGGAGCGAGTATCTCGCGATTTCATTTGCTGGCCCTATCAGATCAGCTGGAGGCACGGGACAGGCATTGAGTGTGCTTATCGGGGATGTAGTGAGACGGGAATTTGGAATTGGTCGGTATCAACCTACTCATGGGGAAGTTCAGCGATTCAAGGAAGAAATACCGCTTTACAAGCAATGCCAGCATCTACAGTACACGCCATCAAATGAAGAAATCGAATTGATCGTTAAAAACTGTCCTGTTTGCATCGATGGTGAAGGAACCGAAGATGTTGAGATATCCGGTTACAGAGACCTTCCTAGAGTGGAAACAAACAAGGTTAGAGGTGGTGCATGTCTCGTCATCGCGGAAGGGCTGTGTCAGAAGGCACCAAAGATCCAGAAACATGTGAAGCGTCTGGGAATTGATGGCTGGGATTTCATCAATGAGTACCTTGATCTCAAGAAAAAGTCTTCGGAGGAATCGGAGTCCACCAAAATCGCGCCTGACTACAGATATCTCAAGGACATTGTTGCTGGGAGACCTGTTCTTGCGCATCCTTCAAGGGTTGGTGGCTTCAGATTGAGATACGGTCGCGGGAGAACAACGGGACTCGCGGCTATCGGTTTGAATCCGGCCACAATGTACGCACTCGATGGATTCATTGCAGTTGGTACTCAGATAAAACTCGAGAGACCTGGAAAAGCAGGTGCGGCGACGCCGTGCGATTCGATCGAGGGGCCGATCGTACTGCTCGATAACGGTGATCTCGTTCAGGTTAATTCCGTTGATGAATTTGAAAAGATCCGTGGTAGAATTAAGGAGATCGTTGATCTAGGCGAGATACTCATTTCCTTCGGGGAGTTTGTCGAAAACAATCATGTATTGGTTCCCGGTGCTTATTCTATAGAGTGGTACAGAGAAGAGCTCAGGCGGGCATGCGGCGAACTACCGGAAAGCTGGATAGATCCGGATTTCGAGGAAGCGGTAAGAATTTCAAGAACTTATGGTGTCCCGCTCCATCCGAAATTCAATCTTTTTTGGTCGGATGTTGAGATAGACGGCTTAAGAGATTTACGGTCGTATTTATTGAAAAATGCATCTTGGCAGGGCGGGATTCTCAAGATTAAAAGAGATGCGAAAGTAAAGAACATACTGGAAAGACTCGGAGCTCTGCACAGAGTCGTTGACGACTTTGTTGTTTTAGAAAATTATGCCGAGCCGGTTCTCAGTGGGCTCGGTCTCGGCCACAATGGTGAGAAGATTGTTGAGGTCGCGGTTTTCGAGGGCGAAGATCCATTGGCCGCGGTTTCCAGAGCGATGGGGATTACGGTGCGACCGCGGGCAGTGACGCGGATCGGCGCTAGAATGGCAAGACCGGAGAAGGCCAAGGAAAGAAAAATGCGACCACCTCCCCACATACTCTTTCCTCTTGGACAGAGCGGAGGTCTACAGAGATTGGTGAGTGAGGCTGCGGCCGAAGAAGAGATTGAGGTGGAGGTGGGAGTCAGACAGTGCAGAGCATGTGGGAAAAAGACATTTCAGTGTGTGTGTGAGTGCGGATCTCACACGGTCGTTTCGGGCGATCCGGAAATCCAGCGCATTCCGATATCTAAAATTCTCAAGCAGGCGATGGAACGTCTCGGAGAAAGAAGCCTACCAGAGATCAAAGGCGTTCAGGGGATGATCTCTAAAAACAAGACCCCAGAGGCAATTGAGAAAGGGATTTTGAGGGCGAAATACGACGTTTTTGTGTTTAAAGATGGAACAATTCGATATGATATGACCGATGTCCCGCTCACGCACTTTAGACCGCGTGAGATTGGGCTAACCGTTGAAAAAGCTCGATCCTTGGGATATGTGAAAGACGCGTTTGGTAATGAGTTAATCGATGACACGCAACTTTGCGAACTGAAAGTTCAGGACATAATCCCCTCGTCTTCTTGTGGGGATTATCTCGTGAAGGTTGCTAAATTCGTCGATGAACTTCTACAAGACCATTACGGTCTTAATCCATACTACAACGTCAATCACCGATCGGATCTGATCGGGCATCTGGCGATCGGTTTAGCACCTCACACTTCTGGAGGCGTGTTATGCAGGATCATTGGATTTACAGATGCAAATGTTGGTTATGGCCATCCGTTCTTCCATGCGGCAAAGAGGCGAAATGCGGATGGTGATGAAGACAGCTGCATTCTCCTTCTTGATGCACTGATCAACTTTTCCAGATCATTTCTTCCCGATAGGAGAGGTGGCTTAATGGATGCTCCGCTCGTTCTCACGACTCGCATTGATCCAAATGAAATTGACAAGGAAGCGCATAATCTCGACGTGCGATGGCAGTATCCGTTGGAGTTTTATGAAGCCTCTATGTCTTTCAAACATCCAAAGGAAATTCAGGAAATGATGGATCTTGTCGCGAATAGGATTGGTTCAGTTCTGCAGTATGAAGGATTCGGTTTTACTCATGATACGAAGGACATCGCTGAGGGTCCGAAAGAATCCTCGTACAAGACTCTCGAAACGATGATCGATAAGATGAATGCACAGCTGGAATTGGCGAAGAAGATCAGGGCAGTCGACGAGACTGACGTTGTCTATAGAGTGATCACGAGACATTTCTTGCCTGATATGATTGGCAATTTGAACAGTTTTTCAGGTCAGCGTCTCAGATGCACCAAATGCAATGCGAGTTATCGTAGAATGCCCTTGAGGGGCAAATGTTATTGCGGTGCCAACCTCACTCTGACTGTGCACGAAAAGAGCATTAAGAAATATCTTGAGATCACGAAGGAAATTGGAAAGAAATTTGGTCTGCCAACTTACACCTTGCAGCGAATTGCCCTCATCGAAAATTCGATTAACTCGCTGTTTGAAAATGATAAGGTAAAGAAGTGCACTCTCACTGATTTTATGTGA
- a CDS encoding VIT1/CCC1 transporter family protein, producing the protein MNNKRLIERLRIYSKVTKLDAILRRYFIIGAFDGALTILGVILGAASTGHLNREIVMSAGIGGSIALAVSSIVGAYEAERVESRVVQMNIEKAMLSEISGTEFDEALRASAIISAIIHGIAPLLAALVPIVPFVFFDVRTAALVSITITLSFLFIMGFYFGKLARERMILSGLRFVLVGILTALIIVVFFGGY; encoded by the coding sequence ATGAACAATAAGAGATTGATCGAAAGACTTAGAATCTATTCAAAGGTGACGAAACTCGATGCGATTCTCAGACGATATTTCATCATCGGTGCATTCGACGGCGCTTTAACGATTCTTGGAGTCATATTAGGGGCTGCATCGACTGGACATTTGAATCGAGAGATCGTTATGAGCGCTGGCATCGGAGGAAGTATTGCGCTTGCGGTTTCCTCGATTGTTGGTGCATACGAAGCTGAAAGGGTGGAGTCAAGAGTTGTCCAGATGAATATTGAAAAGGCAATGTTGTCAGAGATATCTGGAACGGAATTCGACGAAGCGCTCAGGGCTTCCGCAATCATTTCGGCAATTATTCATGGCATTGCCCCGTTGCTTGCTGCTCTCGTGCCGATCGTTCCGTTCGTGTTTTTCGATGTGAGAACCGCTGCGCTTGTCTCGATCACCATCACACTCTCATTCCTTTTCATTATGGGCTTCTATTTTGGAAAGCTAGCCAGAGAAAGAATGATACTCAGCGGATTGAGATTTGTACTCGTCGGCATCCTAACGGCTCTGATCATTGTGGTATTTTTCGGTGGCTATTGA